GGCGTTCGTCCCCGCGGTCCTGTTCGCGCTGTCGGCCTACCTCTACTACGTTCGGGACGTCCCCGGAAACGCCGCGTTCCTCTGGGCGTTCTGGGGCCTCCTCGCGCTGCTGTTCTCCTTCGTCGGCTCCGCGACGCCGATCGACGACCGCGAGCTCGGGACTGGCCGAATTGCCGTCGGGGCGCTCACTATCGTCCTCGGGCTGCTCTGTTTCACGCCGGTCCCGATCCGGATCGTCGGCTGAGGCTACCCGTGGGTGAACCCCCGATCCGAAAGGGGCTCGCCGTCCATCGCGACGCCCGCCTCGGTGACCTCGCCGATCGCCGTAACGGGTGTCGCCAAGGCGTTCCGTACCGTCTCTAGCTCCTCGTCCGACAGCGTACAGACGAGCTCGAAGTCCTCGCCGAAGAACGCGCCCATCTCGAGGGCCTCCTCCTCGCTTTCGGCGAGCTCCCTGACCGCTTCGTCGATCGGAACCCTCGTGCTCTCGATCGAGAACCCACAGTCGCTCGCCTCCGCGAGCTGGTGGAGCGAGCGGGCGAGCCCGTCGCTCGAATCCATCATTGCGCCCGCGTGGGGCGCGAGCACGCGCCCGGCCTCGACCCGCGGCTCGAACCGAAAGAGGTCGTTGGCCCGCCCGTGCTCCCCGCACTCGAACAGTCGGAGGGCTGCGGCGCTGCGCCCGAGCGTGCCGGTGACACAGACCAGCTCGCCGGGTCGGGCCCCC
The sequence above is a segment of the Halalkalicoccus tibetensis genome. Coding sequences within it:
- the thiL gene encoding thiamine-phosphate kinase encodes the protein MDERATLRLLAGELSHAGDDAAVVEGLAITTDMLHETTDFPAGTTRYTAGWRAVGASLSDLAAMGGEATAAVAVYAAPEFDGEVVREFVTGASDVCEAVGGAYVGGDLDTHEEFTVATTAVGTCEEPVYRSGARPGELVCVTGTLGRSAAALRLFECGEHGRANDLFRFEPRVEAGRVLAPHAGAMMDSSDGLARSLHQLAEASDCGFSIESTRVPIDEAVRELAESEEEALEMGAFFGEDFELVCTLSDEELETVRNALATPVTAIGEVTEAGVAMDGEPLSDRGFTHG